Proteins encoded in a region of the Bartonella taylorii genome:
- a CDS encoding phage head-tail joining protein: MDETLEPINSKFSRLESLKRRREQIEEALYSGAQSVRHGDKQVSNRSVEELRRALEMLNTQIADLEGRKRSRVFYFNISRGY, from the coding sequence GTGGATGAAACTTTAGAACCAATTAACAGCAAATTTTCGAGACTTGAAAGTTTAAAAAGGCGGCGTGAGCAAATTGAAGAGGCTCTTTATTCGGGAGCGCAATCGGTGCGCCATGGCGATAAGCAAGTAAGCAATCGTTCTGTTGAGGAACTTCGCAGAGCGCTTGAGATGCTGAACACACAAATAGCGGATCTTGAAGGACGCAAGCGTTCACGCGTTTTCTATTTTAATATATCACGAGGCTATTAA